From the genome of Phyllostomus discolor isolate MPI-MPIP mPhyDis1 chromosome 12, mPhyDis1.pri.v3, whole genome shotgun sequence, one region includes:
- the LOC118497829 gene encoding FH1/FH2 domain-containing protein 1-like — protein MEEAALGEPWERRKTSSEEGKRSHEISRRRGLPCAHHRAWVRAGLSSWGDGMDGPGVALSPDRPRLQPHRPRLQSPASTIPLPSSIKGLFLTSRPPAALLPWSVPDSLALPTKKKTVKLFWQDESWLGATEAPGAASGPAPPCGPPWSLSPWTPPGWSTCSSPVPRTCCLPRKPMRFLKGRPHI, from the exons ATGGAGGAAGCTGCCCTGGGCGAGCCGTGGGAGCGGAGAAAGACCTCTTCTGAGGAAGGCAAGAGGAGCCACGAGATCTCTAGAAGGCGCGGGCTGCCCTGTGCACACCACAGAGCCTGGGTAAGAGCCGGCCTCAGTAGCTGGGGAGATGGGATGGATGGGCCAGGGGTAGCCCTGTCTCCTGACAGACCCCGCCTCCAGCCCCACAGGCCCCGCCTCCAGAGCCCCGCCTCCACCATCCCACTGCCTTCATCTATCAAAGGCCTCTTCCTGACCTCTCGTCCCCCAGCTGCCCTTCTGCCCTGGTCAGTGCCCGACAGCCTGGCCCTCCCCACCAAGAAGAAGACGGTAAAACTCTTCTGGCAGGATGAGAGCTGGCTGGGGGCCACGGAGGCTCCGGGAGCCGCTTCGGGCCCTGCTCCACCCTGTGGGCCTCCCTGGAGCCTGTCTCCATGGACACCGCCCGGCTGGAGCACCTGTTCGAGTCCCGTGCCAAGGACGTGCTGCCTTCCAAG AAAGCCGATGAGGTTTTTAAAGGGCAGGCCACATATCTGA